CAAATGCAGGAGCGCGGCGCGCTTGCGCGATTGGTGAAGAAATGGCTCGAAGCGTAATCGGCTGCATCCGGCTGTTCACGGGGGCTGACGGCCGCTCGCATGTGGAACACACGGAAATTGAGCTCGGCGTCGCGCGTCACGCCAAATTGGCGCGCTTCGAGGAGACCGCGGCGGGCTCCGCGCTCGACTGGCACACCGCGCCATGCGCGCAATTCGTCATTACGCTCACCGGCACGCTGGAGTTCATCACGCGCGACGGCGAGACCTTGATATTGCGCCCAGGGGATATTCTGCTCGCCGCCGATACGACCGGAACGGGACATCGCTGGCGGCTCATCGACGATCAGCCGTGGCGACGCGTATACATCGAGCTTGCCGAGTCCGTTCCGGCGGCGGGGAGCGCGATCACGTAGAGCGCTGCTGCAGACCGCTTAGCGGACAGGCTTCGCCGGCGCGTCGGGCGCGGCGACGCGGCCCGCCCGGCGCCGGTTCTCGGCCGCGGCGGCTTCCAGCCCCGCGCCCATGGCGCGCATATCGGCCGCCGACTTGCGCTTGGGGTCTTTGGCGGGCGTCGGGTCGAAGGCGCGATAGTGCAACTCCTCGGACCGCGAGTCGCGCACGAAATCCTGCGCCGGCGGCGGCGGGGTGCGCAAACCGGTCGCGTCGAAGAGCCGCCCGATGAAGGCGCCGCCGCTCGACGGGGCGTCCTGCGCGAGCGCTGCGCCAGCGGCGAGGCTAAATGTCAGAACGAGGGCGAAGCGTGCGAACGTCATCTTTCGAGCAGGCCATAAAAATGCGGCGCGAGTAGGTTCCCTATGGTTTCCTTCTCGCATGGGGTTCGTCCAGTCGAGCTGCTTTTGCTTTGCGTAACAGATGTTGCGCAAAAACTATAAGCTCTAGCGCTACATCCGCTTCATCGACCCAGTTGAATTCATGAGCGACCGGGTTTCTTATTCCGAGCATCGCGCCCGCATAAAGACGGTGATAGCCGGCCTGCTCGTCGAGTTCTGCCTGAGTTCTTCGGTCTGTCCAATGGAGAATAGGCGATTTCGGGCTAAAGGTGAGTTCCATGAGGGTCGTTCCGGACAATGAACCACGTCCCGTTTTATCTGCAATAAACCTGTCAACCGCCTTGTACGCTTCTTGGACAGCGATTGAATAGTGTCCAGAAACGAAGAGGTCCCTTGCAACCCGTTCTATTTCGCTTTCCGTGATAACGCGCGCGAAAACGCTCGCGGGCTCTGCACCTTCAGAAGTCGGAGACGGTAAGGCCAGCATTCGAGGCGCGGGCAGCGAAAGCACTGCACGCGCCACACCGAGTTCAAGAAGATGCTCCTGCAATCTGCGTATTCCCTCAATCGCTTTGAACGTCATAAAGGTAACGCCTCATTGCCGAGAATATCGATTCAATCTGCTCCGTGCCCGCATCCGCGCTTATGTGAATTTGCACATTCACGTTTAGCGGGAAGGCCTCTCTGGAGGTAACGGCATTGTCTTGGCACCCGTTTGTCTTCGGGAGATGTTTGACGGCAGTTGCCTCCTGCGGGCGATCAGAAACCTTTACTTTGCGACTTCCGTTTGCGCTCTTCGTCGTTCGTCCAGTTGTACGAGATGGTGCCTCATTTGGCGTGGCGCTGCTCAGCAAGATGTAGGACGCGGCCTTATTCCCGGCCGCACCTTGGCCGAGGCCTTCGCGTTGAAACCAGGCCGTAATTTTTTGTCGGTCCCCCTCGCCAGGCGGGGCCATGTGGCGCAGCCCTTCGGGGTACGTAGCAGCAACAAGGTCCTGCATTGCCTCCGCGTAGGTATCATCTAAACGCCATTTGTGCGCGAGGGGCGTTGCCTTGTTTTCGTCACTGAGTATTCCGACAGCTTTTAGCTCTGCTAAGTATGCGCGAGCAGCAGTTTCCTGAACACCGAGTGACACGCCAAGCATTCGTTCATCTACTGTTGCATTGGGTGTTTTTTGAAGAATAGCTCGGACGCCCCACCATACAGTGCTCGGAATTTGGGGATAGCGATTTTTCTCAGCCATTTTAGCTTCTCTCGCGTCGTATCCGTTATAGAAATATTAACGCTTTTCTCGGCTTCTCGGTTTGTTCTTTCGAAAAAATTTGTAGTTATCAACAGTAGACTCTAGGCGATCTGCGCGTAGACCGCGTCGATCTTCGCGCCGCGGTTGAGACCCCGGTGGATGGAAATGTCGAGACCTTCTTCGCGCGCCTGCGCGCCGTGGCGCCCGAGCAGGCGGCGCGCCGCCGCGTCGCTCTCGACGAAGGCGAAGCCGGTCGGACCCCAGGACGTCTGGCCGCCGCCGGTCGCGCCGTCGGCGAGCAGCCGCGCGACGATCGCCTCGACCTTGCCGCTGGTGAAGCGGCGCCCGCCCTGCGCTGGGGCGAAATGATCGCCGACGATCTCTTGAATGCGGGTCACCGCGGCGCCGAAGGGCGCAAGCTCCTTTTCGGCGAGCGCCGGCAGGATCTGCATCAGCACCAGCCGGCAGACTTCGCCGCTTGTTTCGGCGCCGAATGGCGGCAGTTCGGCGAAGGCGTCGCGCTCGTCCGCGCCATGCAGGCCGACATCGCCCGGATCGCAGACCAGCAGCACGCGCCACGCGTCGGGAAATTCGGCGCGCGCGACGACCGGCGGCGTCGTCGTCTGCGGGCCGCGTCCGCCGTCGACCACGACGCCGCCGAGCTGAAACAGGCCGGCGCCGAGGCCGGAGCGCGCGCCGCGCGCCATCAGCGCCGCGTCGGCGGCCGGGTCGTTCGGCAGGTCCTCGAGACGGCGCAGCGCCGCGCTCACCGCGAGCGCCAGCTGGGTGCCGGAGCCCAGGCCCGCATGGGCGGGAATCGCTTCCTCCAGCGTCAGCCGGTGGCGCTGCGTCAGGCCAAGCGCCTCCTGCGCGCGCGCCAGCAGCGCGGCGGCGCGTTCGGCTTCGGGGCCCTCGACGCAATTTTGATCGGCGCGGGTCAGGGTCAGCCGGGTCGCCGGCGCGTCGAGCGCGAGGCCGACGCCGCCGAACTTGCGCCCAAGCCCGCCGTTCATGTCGAGAAAACCCAGATGCAGCCGGGCGCTGGCCGCGACGCTTACCTTTGCCGGCATGCCGCCTCTTTGGTGCAACTGAAGACTTTGGGTCGGTTTAGGCTATAACGCGTCTCAGCGAAAGAATGTTGCGGCGCAAAGCGCAAGAGGGGAGCCTGAGATGGCGAAGGAAGAGCGCGCGTATTCCGAAGACGAGATCGCCGCGCGGCTGAAGAGCGAACTGCCGCATTGGCGCTACGAAAACGGCTGGATCAGGCGCAAATTCAAGACGCATGGCTGGAAGGGCACGCTGATGGTCGTCAATACGGTCGGCCATCTCGCCGAAGCCGCCTGGCACCATCCCGATATCGCCGCGTCCTACGCATGGGTCGAGGTGAAGCTTCAGACCCATACGGCCAAGGGAATCACCGACAAGGATTTCGAACTCGCCAAGAAGATCGAGGAGGTCGTCTCCTGGCGCCCCGGCAAGGCCGGCGGCGCGCTCGAAGGCACGCCCGAGAGCGACCAGCGCTTCGCCTATGTGAAATACGACGACTGACGGAACGCGCGCTTGGCCTTCGACCTGCAGGCGATCGCGGATGCGCGCGATCGCTTTCTTTCGCTGATCGGAACGCGCCCTATCATCATGGGGATCGTCAACGTCACGCCTGATTCCTTCTCGGACGGCGGGCGGTTCGCGACGCGTGACGCCGCGCTGGCGCAGGCGCAGGCGCTCGTCAGCGACGGCGCCGACATCGTCGACGTCGGCGCCGAGTCGACGCGCCCTGGCCACACGCCGCTCACCGCGGAAGAGGAGTGGGCGCGGCTGGAGCCGCTGCTCGCGGCGCTGGTGGCGCAGGCGGGCGCGCCGGTGTCGATCGACACCTACAAAGCCGAGACGGCGCGGCGGGCGCTCTCGCTCGGCGTCTGTCTCGTCAATGACGTCTGGGGCCTGCAGCGCGATCCTTTGATGGCGCCAACGATCGCGCAAGCCGGCGCCGCCGTCGTAATCATGCATAATCGCGAGACGACGGAGCCACAGATCGACATCATCGCCGACATGAAGCGCTTCTTCGCCCGCTCGCTCGAGATCGCCCAGCGCGCCGGCGTGCCGGAGCGGCATATTCTGCTCGATCCGGGGATCGGCTTCGGCAAGAGCCGCGAGCAGAACTATGACGCGTTGCGCGCGACGCCGGAGCTGTTGGCGCTCGGCTTTCCGCTGCTCATCGGCGTCTCCCGCAAATCGATTTTCAAGGGCCTGGGCGACGGCGTTCTCGAGGGACGGCTCGTCGGCACGCTGGCGGCCAATCTTTTCGCCGCGCGCGACGGCGCGCAGGTCTTTCGCGTGCATGACGCCGCGGAGCATCGCGCGGCTTTCGACGTGATGCGCATTCTCGGTGCGCGCCCGGGAGGTTGACGATGCGGGTCGGATTTGGGCTTGGCAGCAATCTCGGCGACAAGCCGGCCAATATTCGTGAGGCGCTGCGGCTGATCGAGGCGCGCGGGCTGGCGCGGCTCGATCGGGTCTCGCAACTCTACCGCACGCCGCCCTGGGGCGATCTCGACCAGGGCGATTTCGCCAACGCCTGCGCCATCGGCGACACGGCGCTCGCGCCCTATGAACTGCTCGCCGCGGTCAAGAAGATCGAGGCGGATATGGGCCGTGCGCCGACGCGGCGCTGGGGGCCGCGGCTGATCGACGTCGATATTCTGTTCCTCGGCGACCACGCGATCGACGATCCGGAGCTGACCTTGCCGCATAAGGAGCTTTTTCGCCGCGGTTTCGTTCTCGCGCCGCTTGCCGAAATCGCCCCTGAACTTGAACTGGACGGCGTCACCATGCGCGCGGCGCTGGCCGGCGCTGACGCGAGCGGCGTGCGTCCGTGGTCGGACGAATAGCGGCCCACCCCGGATGGTTGCCTGTCTTCGCGGCGCAGCATTCGTCGCTGTTCAGGCGTCGAGAGCAAAATAGGCAATCTAAAAGTTTTATATATTACAATTATCTATGAAGAATTGTGCGCCGCGCAATGGTTCCGCTCGGAGCCTCGCTAGGGTAGGTATTTTACCATCCACTAGGGTTGCATTGGCTATTCGATAGATTGTTTTGCTCTATACTAACGGGTATTGTGATTATTGGGGGTTATTGGAATGTTGCGGCACGCTGAGCTGGGTCTACGGTCTGCTCTTTCAAGGGGCGGATTTAGGATTTTGGCTTAGGCGGCGACGTCGGTTTTCGTCCGATAACAACAAGCAGCCGGGTTCTGGGGATTTTGGGGATTTGCTCGCCTTTGGGCGGGGACGTTCCGGGGTTTTCGGGAAGGCTGCGGCAGACAAGGGCGGTTTTGCGTGTTTTTAGAAGAAGACGCGCTTTCGCTTTGCTTTACGAAACGAGGACGAAGCGGCTCCGTTGTGGGAGGCGGAGCGATACCGGTCACGCGCAATTCCCTGGGAGCACATTGGAGGAGAAGGGTATGAGCTCAACGACTGACACAGCAGCCCGCGCTGCTGCTGGCACGGAAGCTGTAGTAGACCTGAAGGGCATGTGGATCGGCCTGGCCGTTCTGAACGGGTTCTATCTGGTCGTCCGGATTTACGAGCAGGTTTTTGGCTGGCGCGCCGGCCTTGATTCGTTCGCTCCGGAGTTTCAGACATATTGGATGTCGATCCTTTGGACCGAGATTCCGCTTGAGCTGATCTCCGGCATTGGCCTTGCGGGCTTTCTTTGGAAGACGCGCACGCGCGACTTCTCGAACCTGGCGCCGCGCGAAGAGATGCGCCGCCTGGTGGTCGAAGTGCAATGGCTTGTTGTTTACGCCGCGGCCATTTACTGGGGCGCGTCGTTCTTCACCGAGCAGGACGGCACCTGGCACATGACGGTGATTCGCGACACGGACTTCACGCCGTCGCACATCATCGAGTTCTACATGAGCTACCCGATCTACTCGGTGATCGCGGTCGGCGGCTTCTTCTATGCGAAGACGCGTCTTCCGTATTTCTCCAAGGGCTATTCGGTGGCCTATCTGATCGTGGCGATTGGCCCGTTCATGATCATCCCGAACGTCGGCCTGAATGAGTGGGGCCACACGTTCTGGTTCATGGAAGAACTGTTCGTTGCGCCGCTGCATTGGGGCTTCGTGTTCTTCGGCTGGATGGCGCTCGGCGTGTTCGGCGTCGTGCTTCAGCTGCTGATGAACATTCAGCGCCTGATCGGCAAGGAAGGCGTCGCCCTCCTGACCGAGTAATCCGAGACTTCGCCGCCCGCTTTAAGGCGGGCGGCGACTGGCTCCGGGCTTTTCGCGAAAACCAGAGAGCTTTTGCCTGTCGCTTTGGCGAGTGGGTTGGCTTGTTGCGGTCGAGAAGGGGTCTTCGGGCTCTGGGACGATCGGGGGCGAAGGGCTTTTAAGCGATGCGGCCGGCGGGATCTCCGCCGTCCGGGCGCCGGCGGCGGGAAGGCCTGCCGGAGCCATAAGGAAAGAACTCGGGCTTTACGGGTTCGAGAAACACCAAGGAGAAGAGTGATGTCACAATCGAAAAGCGGGGGGGCGGTCGGTCCGTTCAACTCCGTCGCCGAGGCGGCGGGTTGCGTTCAGACGGTCGACTGGATGCTTCTTGTTCTTCTGTTCTTCGCCGTTCTTGGCGGCTACCACGTCCACTTCATGTTGACGGCGGGCGACTGGGACTTCTGGGTTGACTGGAAGGATCGTCGTATGTGGCCGACGGTCGTGCCGATTCTCGGCGTGACCTTCTGCGCCGCGGCGCAGGCGTTCTGGTGGGTGAACTTCCGTCTGCCGTTCGGCGCGGTGTTCGCGGCTCTCGGCCTGCTGATTGGCGAGTGGATCAACCGCTACGTCAACTTCTGGGGCTGGACCTACTTCCCGATCAGCCTTGTGTTCCCGTCTGCTCTGATCGTTCCGGCGATCTGGCTTGACGTGATCCTGCTTCTGTCGGGCTCCTATGTGATCACGGCGATTGTTGGTTCGCTCGGCTGGGGTCTGTTGTTCTACCCGAACAACTGGCCGGCGATTGCGGCGTTCCACCAGGCGACGGAGCAGCATGGTCAGCTGATGACGCTTGCGGATCTGATCGGCTTCCACTTCGTCCGCACCTCGATGCCGGAATATATCCGCATGGTCGAGCGCGGCACGCTGCGCACCTTCGGTAAGGACGTTGTGCCGGTTGCGGCGTTCTTCTCGGGCTTCGTCTCGATGATGGTGTACTTCCTGTGGTGGTTCATGGGTCGTTGGTATTCGACGACCAAGATCATCGACACGATCTAAGCCACGTCGCGTGCTGCGGCGCTGAACGGGCGCCGCGGCGGCCTGCAAGAAAGAAGAGCGGCGGACTGGAAGCTTTTTTGAAAGCGAAGGTCCGCTGCGAGAGACAAGACCGGTTGGCGCGCGAGGCGGCGGCCGGGAAGAGGAACCTGGGAGGTTTATCGATGAAAAAGTTCGTCAAGCTCGCCGCGATTGGCGCGGCGGCGGCTGTGGCGGCGACCCTGGGAGCTGTTGCTCCTGCGTCGGCGCACGGCGAAAAGTCTCAGCAGGCGTTTCTTCGGATGCGCACGTTGAACTGGTATGACGTTCAGTGGTCGAAGACGACGGTGAACGTCAATGAAGAGATGGTGCTGTCGGGCAAGATCCATGTGTTCTCGGCCTGGCCGCAGGCGGTCGCCAATCCGCGCGTGTCGTTCCTGAACGCCGGCGAGCCCGGTCCGGTTCTGGTTCGCACGGCGCAGTTCATCGGCGATCAGTTTGCGCCGCGTTCGGTGTCGCTTGTTCCTGGCAACGACTACGCCTTCTCCATCAACCTTCGCGGTCGTCGCGCGGGCCGTTGGCACGTTCATGCGCAGGTCAACGTCGAGGGCGGCGGTCCGATCATCGGCCCCGGCCAGTGGATCGAGATCAAGGGCGACATGAAGGACTTCACCGATCCGGTGACGTTGCTTGATGGCTCGACGGTCGACCTCGAGACCTACGGCATCAGCCGCGTTTACGCGTGGCATCTGCCGTGGCTTGCGGTTGGCGCGGCGTGGATCCTGTTCTGGTTCGTCCGTAAGGGCGTCATCGCTTCTTATCTCCGTGTCGCCACCGGCAAGGTTGATGAGCAGGTGACTGACGACGACAAGCGGATTGGCGCGATTGTCCTGGCGTTGACCATTCTGGCGACGATCGTCGGCTACGCTGTGACGAACTCGACCTTCCCGCGCACGATCCCGCTTCAGGCGGGCTTGCAGAAGCCTCTGACGCCGCTCGTTACGGACGGCACGGCGGGCGTCGGCAAGGAGCGCGTGACGGCCGATCTGAACGGCGGCGTCTACAAGGTTCCTGGCCGTGAGCTGACGATCAACGTCAAGGTCACGAACACGACCTCCGAGCCGCTTCGCCTTGGCGAATATACGGCGGCCGGCCTGCGCTTCCTGAACCCTGACGTGTTCACGACGAAGCCCGACTTCCCGGACTATCTGTTGGCCGACCGCGGTCTGTCGACGGACGCGACGCCGATCGCGCCGGGCGAGACGAAGGAAATCGCCGTGAAGGTGCAGGACGCGCGTTGGGACATCGAGCGTCTGTCTGACCTGGCTTACGACACCGACAGCCAGATCGGCGGCCTCTTGATGTTCTTCTCGCCGACGGGTCGCCGCTTCGCGGCCGAAATCGGCGGACCGGTCATTCCGAAGTTCGTCGCCGGCGATATGCCCTAAGCGATACTGACGAATTGAAATAAAAAGCCCCCGGCCCATAAAGCCGGGGGTTTTCTTTTGAGGTCGCCATCCGGATCGGGAATAGCGGCGGTCGCGGAGCAAAGCGCAACTGCGTATCAAACGCCTTCTCACAGAGTTGGCCAGAGTTGGCGCCTTCGCGGCCAAGTGAAATGAAACTTCAGCCTTCGCGCCCTTTGGCGCCTCGCTGCTTCTATTTCTCTGTTTCTACTGGCGCTTGTTTCATCAAGCGACGCTCACTATAAAATACGGGGGTTGAAGCTGCCTCGTGACCGGCGGCGCGTGAGAGCGCCGCTCAGAGGCTGCGCCCCTTCCATCGCCTCGGCATTGCGCCTGAGGAGCCCACGGCGAACACGATGTCCGACCTCTCCGAAGTCTTCCGCGCCGGCGCGGCGAACGCCTGGATTTTTGCGCCGAGCGCAGTGGCCCTGGGCGCGCTGCACGGGCTCGAACCGGGTCACTCGAAGACGATGATGGCTGCCTTCATCGTCGCGGTTCGTGGCACGGTGGCGCAAGCGGTGCTGCTCGGCCTCGCGGCGACAATTTCCCATACGGCGATCGTCTGGGCCGTGGCGCTGACCGGGCTTTATCTCGGCGCGCAACTGAACGTCGAAGCGAACGAACCCTATTTGCAGATTGTCTCTGGCGTGTTGATCATCGCCGTCGCGCTTTGGATGATTTGGCGTAGCTGGCGCGATATCGCCGCCAAAGGCGCCGTGACGGCGGCTGCGCGCGAGAGCGGGCCGCTTCCGGCCGGCGCCAGCGCCGCGCATGGCCACCCGCACGACGGCGCGCATGTTCACGGGCATGTGCACGAGCATGTTCACGTCCATGACGGCGGCGTGCCGCACACCCATCAGGAAGAGGAATTCGAGAGCGCGCTCCTCGACGTTGATCCCACCGTCTACGCTGACGCACATGAGCGCGAACATGCGCTCGATATCGAGCGGCGCTTCGCCAGTCGCCATGTCACGACCGGACAGATCATTCTCTTCGGCCTGACGGGGGGACTCATCCCCTGTCCCGCATCGATCACCGTGCTTCTGCTTTGCCTGCAGGTCGGCCGCATCGGACTCGGCGCGCTGCTGGTGCTCTGCTTCAGCGTCGGTCTGGCGCTGACCCTCGTGCTTGTTGGGGTGGCGGCGGCGCTCGGCATGCGTCACGCCGCGTCGCGCTGGCCAGGATTGGAAGCGCTGGCCGCACGCGCGCCTTATGTTTCAGGCGCGATCGTCGCCGCCGTCGGCGCCTATACGATCGCAATGGGCGCAGCCGCGCTGGGGTAGCGTT
Above is a genomic segment from Methylocystis rosea containing:
- a CDS encoding cupin domain-containing protein → MARSVIGCIRLFTGADGRSHVEHTEIELGVARHAKLARFEETAAGSALDWHTAPCAQFVITLTGTLEFITRDGETLILRPGDILLAADTTGTGHRWRLIDDQPWRRVYIELAESVPAAGSAIT
- a CDS encoding beta-ribofuranosylaminobenzene 5'-phosphate synthase family protein — protein: MPAKVSVAASARLHLGFLDMNGGLGRKFGGVGLALDAPATRLTLTRADQNCVEGPEAERAAALLARAQEALGLTQRHRLTLEEAIPAHAGLGSGTQLALAVSAALRRLEDLPNDPAADAALMARGARSGLGAGLFQLGGVVVDGGRGPQTTTPPVVARAEFPDAWRVLLVCDPGDVGLHGADERDAFAELPPFGAETSGEVCRLVLMQILPALAEKELAPFGAAVTRIQEIVGDHFAPAQGGRRFTSGKVEAIVARLLADGATGGGQTSWGPTGFAFVESDAAARRLLGRHGAQAREEGLDISIHRGLNRGAKIDAVYAQIA
- the folK gene encoding 2-amino-4-hydroxy-6-hydroxymethyldihydropteridine diphosphokinase; translation: MRVGFGLGSNLGDKPANIREALRLIEARGLARLDRVSQLYRTPPWGDLDQGDFANACAIGDTALAPYELLAAVKKIEADMGRAPTRRWGPRLIDVDILFLGDHAIDDPELTLPHKELFRRGFVLAPLAEIAPELELDGVTMRAALAGADASGVRPWSDE
- the folP gene encoding dihydropteroate synthase, which gives rise to MAFDLQAIADARDRFLSLIGTRPIIMGIVNVTPDSFSDGGRFATRDAALAQAQALVSDGADIVDVGAESTRPGHTPLTAEEEWARLEPLLAALVAQAGAPVSIDTYKAETARRALSLGVCLVNDVWGLQRDPLMAPTIAQAGAAVVIMHNRETTEPQIDIIADMKRFFARSLEIAQRAGVPERHILLDPGIGFGKSREQNYDALRATPELLALGFPLLIGVSRKSIFKGLGDGVLEGRLVGTLAANLFAARDGAQVFRVHDAAEHRAAFDVMRILGARPGG
- a CDS encoding nickel/cobalt efflux transporter; the encoded protein is MSDLSEVFRAGAANAWIFAPSAVALGALHGLEPGHSKTMMAAFIVAVRGTVAQAVLLGLAATISHTAIVWAVALTGLYLGAQLNVEANEPYLQIVSGVLIIAVALWMIWRSWRDIAAKGAVTAAARESGPLPAGASAAHGHPHDGAHVHGHVHEHVHVHDGGVPHTHQEEEFESALLDVDPTVYADAHEREHALDIERRFASRHVTTGQIILFGLTGGLIPCPASITVLLLCLQVGRIGLGALLVLCFSVGLALTLVLVGVAAALGMRHAASRWPGLEALAARAPYVSGAIVAAVGAYTIAMGAAALG
- a CDS encoding 4a-hydroxytetrahydrobiopterin dehydratase, translating into MAKEERAYSEDEIAARLKSELPHWRYENGWIRRKFKTHGWKGTLMVVNTVGHLAEAAWHHPDIAASYAWVEVKLQTHTAKGITDKDFELAKKIEEVVSWRPGKAGGALEGTPESDQRFAYVKYDD
- a CDS encoding TIGR02391 family protein codes for the protein MTFKAIEGIRRLQEHLLELGVARAVLSLPAPRMLALPSPTSEGAEPASVFARVITESEIERVARDLFVSGHYSIAVQEAYKAVDRFIADKTGRGSLSGTTLMELTFSPKSPILHWTDRRTQAELDEQAGYHRLYAGAMLGIRNPVAHEFNWVDEADVALELIVFAQHLLRKAKAARLDEPHARRKP
- the amoB gene encoding bacterial ammonia monooxygenase, subunit AmoB; this translates as MKKFVKLAAIGAAAAVAATLGAVAPASAHGEKSQQAFLRMRTLNWYDVQWSKTTVNVNEEMVLSGKIHVFSAWPQAVANPRVSFLNAGEPGPVLVRTAQFIGDQFAPRSVSLVPGNDYAFSINLRGRRAGRWHVHAQVNVEGGGPIIGPGQWIEIKGDMKDFTDPVTLLDGSTVDLETYGISRVYAWHLPWLAVGAAWILFWFVRKGVIASYLRVATGKVDEQVTDDDKRIGAIVLALTILATIVGYAVTNSTFPRTIPLQAGLQKPLTPLVTDGTAGVGKERVTADLNGGVYKVPGRELTINVKVTNTTSEPLRLGEYTAAGLRFLNPDVFTTKPDFPDYLLADRGLSTDATPIAPGETKEIAVKVQDARWDIERLSDLAYDTDSQIGGLLMFFSPTGRRFAAEIGGPVIPKFVAGDMP
- a CDS encoding DUF5343 domain-containing protein, with amino-acid sequence MAEKNRYPQIPSTVWWGVRAILQKTPNATVDERMLGVSLGVQETAARAYLAELKAVGILSDENKATPLAHKWRLDDTYAEAMQDLVAATYPEGLRHMAPPGEGDRQKITAWFQREGLGQGAAGNKAASYILLSSATPNEAPSRTTGRTTKSANGSRKVKVSDRPQEATAVKHLPKTNGCQDNAVTSREAFPLNVNVQIHISADAGTEQIESIFSAMRRYLYDVQSD
- the amoA gene encoding bacterial ammonia monooxygenase, subunit AmoA, translating into MSQSKSGGAVGPFNSVAEAAGCVQTVDWMLLVLLFFAVLGGYHVHFMLTAGDWDFWVDWKDRRMWPTVVPILGVTFCAAAQAFWWVNFRLPFGAVFAALGLLIGEWINRYVNFWGWTYFPISLVFPSALIVPAIWLDVILLLSGSYVITAIVGSLGWGLLFYPNNWPAIAAFHQATEQHGQLMTLADLIGFHFVRTSMPEYIRMVERGTLRTFGKDVVPVAAFFSGFVSMMVYFLWWFMGRWYSTTKIIDTI
- the amoC gene encoding bacterial ammonia monooxygenase, subunit AmoC is translated as MSSTTDTAARAAAGTEAVVDLKGMWIGLAVLNGFYLVVRIYEQVFGWRAGLDSFAPEFQTYWMSILWTEIPLELISGIGLAGFLWKTRTRDFSNLAPREEMRRLVVEVQWLVVYAAAIYWGASFFTEQDGTWHMTVIRDTDFTPSHIIEFYMSYPIYSVIAVGGFFYAKTRLPYFSKGYSVAYLIVAIGPFMIIPNVGLNEWGHTFWFMEELFVAPLHWGFVFFGWMALGVFGVVLQLLMNIQRLIGKEGVALLTE